The following coding sequences lie in one Myxococcus xanthus genomic window:
- a CDS encoding bile acid:sodium symporter family protein has product MQSNVFTAVLMPLALAVIMLGLGLTLTLADFKRVIVYPRAILVGLGCQMLVLPVACLLIAHAFSLPPELAVGLMLLAASPGGATANLFSHLARGDVALNITLTAVNSALSLVTLPLIINLSLAHFMDEGRAVPMQFAKIVQVVFIVLGPVSLGMFIRSRSAAVAQRMDKPIRILSTLFLVAVIAASVYTERANALSFFRQVGPAALAFNLVSLAVGYFVPILLRLPRRQAVAIGMEIGIHNGMLAIAIALSPTLLANSTMAIPPAIYSLIMYFTAAAFGFYVSRRYADEQNPAVHRTPTSLPEKVSR; this is encoded by the coding sequence ATGCAGTCGAATGTATTCACGGCGGTACTCATGCCGCTGGCGCTGGCCGTCATCATGCTCGGGCTTGGCCTGACGCTGACGCTGGCGGACTTCAAGCGGGTCATTGTCTATCCGCGCGCCATCCTGGTGGGCCTCGGCTGCCAGATGTTGGTGTTGCCGGTGGCGTGCCTGCTCATCGCCCACGCCTTCAGTCTGCCGCCGGAGCTGGCGGTGGGACTGATGCTGCTGGCGGCGTCCCCTGGCGGCGCGACGGCGAACCTCTTCAGCCACCTGGCCCGCGGTGACGTGGCGCTCAACATCACGCTGACGGCGGTGAACAGCGCGCTGTCGCTCGTCACGTTGCCGCTCATCATCAACCTGTCGCTCGCGCACTTCATGGACGAGGGCCGCGCGGTCCCCATGCAGTTCGCGAAGATCGTGCAGGTGGTGTTCATCGTGCTGGGGCCGGTGAGCCTGGGCATGTTCATCCGCTCGCGCAGCGCGGCCGTCGCGCAGCGCATGGACAAGCCCATTCGCATCCTGTCCACCCTCTTCCTCGTCGCGGTGATTGCAGCGTCCGTGTACACGGAGCGCGCGAATGCGCTCAGCTTCTTCCGCCAGGTGGGCCCGGCGGCGCTGGCCTTCAACCTGGTGAGCCTCGCGGTGGGCTACTTCGTGCCCATCCTGCTGCGCCTGCCCCGGCGGCAGGCTGTTGCCATTGGAATGGAGATTGGCATTCACAACGGAATGCTTGCGATTGCCATCGCGCTCAGCCCGACGCTGCTGGCGAACTCGACCATGGCCATTCCCCCGGCCATCTACAGCCTCATCATGTACTTCACCGCGGCGGCCTTCGGCTTCTATGTCAGCCGGCGCTACGCGGATGAGCAGAACCCCGCCGTACACCGCACCCCCACGTCACTCCCCGAGAAGGTGTCTCGATGA